In the Arthrobacter sp. 31Y genome, one interval contains:
- a CDS encoding pyruvate dehydrogenase → MAKELATQLIEQLQAAGVQRIYGIVGDSLNPIVDAVRQTGGSAKGGIDWIHVRHEEAAAFAAAAEAQLTGKLAVCAGSCGPGNLHLINGLYDANRTGAPVLAIASHIPSKQIGSGFFQETHPDRLFNECSVYSEMISTAEQAPRVMHSAIQNALGLGGVAVVTLPGDIAGLEATAPTPLPATFRPAALIPDPASVRELADAINDAGKVAIFAGAGVEGAHDELIALAELINAPIGHSLRGKDFVQYNNPFDIGMTGLLGYGAAAEGIDDADLLILLGTDFPYDQFLPDTRTAQVDRAAQRLGRRTDVDVAVHGDVLPTLTALLPLVTPKKSRRFLDQMLKKHDRLMNKAVGAYTRKVEKKQPIHPEYAASLLDQVAAEDAIFTADTGMCNVWTARYINPLGTRRLIGSYLHGSMANALPHAIGAQVAYPGRQVISVSGDGGLSMLLGELITVAAHQLPVNVVVFNNSTLGMVKLEMLVDGLPDFGVDVPDANYAAVAKALGFHSVRVTDPADIEAAYRAAFAHPGPSLVELITDPNALSIPPKISGSQVIGFATAMSKVVLNRGAGEAVSMARSNLRNIPRR, encoded by the coding sequence ATGGCCAAGGAACTTGCCACCCAACTCATCGAACAACTCCAGGCTGCCGGGGTGCAGCGTATCTACGGAATTGTGGGCGACAGCCTGAATCCAATCGTGGACGCTGTCCGGCAAACAGGCGGCTCCGCGAAGGGCGGCATCGATTGGATCCATGTCCGCCACGAGGAAGCTGCTGCCTTTGCTGCTGCTGCAGAAGCTCAATTGACGGGAAAACTGGCGGTCTGCGCAGGGTCATGCGGCCCGGGCAACCTGCACCTGATCAATGGTTTGTATGACGCCAACCGCACCGGAGCGCCGGTGCTGGCCATCGCCTCACACATCCCCAGCAAGCAGATTGGCAGTGGCTTCTTCCAGGAAACCCATCCGGACCGCCTTTTCAACGAGTGCTCCGTGTACTCGGAAATGATCAGTACCGCCGAGCAAGCACCGCGGGTGATGCACAGTGCCATCCAGAATGCCTTAGGTCTTGGGGGAGTCGCAGTAGTCACCCTGCCGGGCGACATTGCCGGGCTTGAGGCTACGGCTCCAACCCCGCTTCCGGCCACCTTCCGCCCGGCCGCCTTGATTCCGGATCCGGCAAGCGTCCGCGAACTGGCGGACGCCATAAACGACGCCGGGAAAGTTGCCATTTTTGCTGGCGCAGGCGTGGAGGGCGCCCATGACGAGCTGATCGCCTTGGCTGAACTGATCAACGCCCCCATCGGCCACTCCCTGCGAGGCAAGGACTTCGTCCAGTACAACAACCCCTTCGATATTGGGATGACCGGGCTGCTCGGCTATGGCGCGGCGGCTGAAGGCATTGACGACGCGGACTTGCTGATCCTGCTTGGCACCGACTTTCCCTATGACCAATTTCTCCCTGACACCCGGACGGCCCAGGTTGACCGGGCCGCACAGCGGCTGGGGCGGCGGACCGACGTCGACGTTGCCGTTCATGGCGACGTCTTGCCAACACTGACGGCGCTGCTGCCGTTGGTGACCCCGAAGAAGAGCCGGCGCTTCCTTGACCAGATGCTGAAGAAGCATGACCGCCTGATGAACAAAGCCGTGGGCGCCTACACGCGCAAGGTGGAGAAAAAACAGCCCATCCACCCTGAATACGCAGCGTCGCTGCTTGACCAAGTTGCGGCCGAGGATGCTATTTTCACGGCCGATACCGGCATGTGCAACGTCTGGACGGCGCGCTACATCAACCCATTGGGCACACGGCGGCTGATTGGCTCGTACCTCCACGGGTCCATGGCCAACGCGCTCCCGCACGCGATTGGCGCGCAGGTGGCTTATCCCGGACGCCAGGTAATTTCCGTATCCGGAGATGGCGGACTGTCCATGCTGCTGGGCGAGCTGATCACCGTGGCCGCGCACCAGCTGCCGGTGAACGTGGTGGTCTTCAATAACTCAACCCTGGGCATGGTCAAGCTGGAGATGCTGGTGGATGGCCTTCCTGACTTCGGTGTGGACGTACCGGACGCCAACTATGCCGCGGTGGCCAAGGCCTTGGGCTTCCACTCCGTCCGGGTCACGGATCCGGCTGACATCGAAGCGGCGTACCGGGCTGCGTTTGCCCATCCTGGTCCGTCATTGGTGGAGCTCATCACCGACCCCAATGCGCTGTCCATCCCACCGAAGATTTCCGGTTCCCAGGTCATCGGCTTTGCCACGGCCATGTCCAAAGTGGTGTTGAACCGTGGTGCCGGCGAGGCTGTCAGCATGGCCCGCAGCAACTTGCGGAACATTCCCCGGCGTTAG
- a CDS encoding excinuclease ABC subunit UvrA, with amino-acid sequence MDSELTIARQPGSNQPKPQSAEPEDGFVRVRGARENNLRNVDVDVPRDAIVAFTGVSGSGKSSLAFGTIFAEAQRRYFESVAPYARRLIQQGHNPKVESITGLPPAVALQQRRGTATARSSVGTLTTLSNSLRMLFSRAGSYPEGASQLDSDAFSPNTAAGACPECHGLGVAHTVTEESLVPDPSLSIRDGAIAAWPGAWQGKNLRDILTHLGYDVDTPWRKLPKSDRDWILFTDEQPVVEVTPQRDRVAKPYKGRFWSAKSYVLHTLADSKSSTMRDRVLRFMETGQCPQCGGSGLRPDALAVTFAGKNIAELNSLPMTELADIIRPTTQLTAASTASRTQTSGEVNEVALAITRDLLGRITVLLDLGLGYLALGRPTPTLSPGEMQRLRIATQLRSGLFGVIYVLDEPSAGLHPADAEPLLAVLDQLKSSGNSVFVVEHNMDLVRAADWLVDVGPLAGEGGGQILYSGPVAGLADVQDSVTRPFLFPEGRGAAEGADETHDDGLVTAVAGSASPRTTKEWLTLENINRHNLRDVHAEFPLGVLTAVTGVSGSGKSTLVSHVLAEVVGAALHPETLDSDIPDAVGLVSGLHQLDRLVKVDQKPIGRTPRSNLATYTGLFDGVRKEFAATQGARSRGFGAGRFSFNVAGGRCETCQGEGFVAVELLFLPGSYGPCPECHGSRFNPETLEVTYRGRNIAEVLGMTVNAASEFLADLPGVARSLQTLREVGLGYLRLGQPATELSGGEAQRIKLASELQRIQRGHTLYLLDEPTTGLHPADVQLLMAQLHRLVDAGNTVVVVEHEMDVVAGADWVIDLGPGGGDAGGGIMVAGPPAVVARSEASRTAPYLAAATRL; translated from the coding sequence ATGGACAGTGAACTGACAATCGCCCGGCAGCCCGGTAGCAACCAGCCAAAACCGCAGTCGGCAGAGCCTGAGGACGGATTCGTCAGGGTCCGTGGAGCCCGCGAGAACAACCTTCGAAACGTGGACGTGGACGTGCCCCGCGACGCAATTGTTGCGTTCACCGGAGTCTCAGGCTCCGGAAAATCATCCTTGGCGTTCGGCACCATTTTTGCCGAAGCCCAACGCCGGTACTTCGAATCCGTGGCACCTTATGCCCGGCGCCTCATCCAACAGGGCCATAACCCCAAGGTGGAGTCCATCACGGGGCTGCCTCCCGCCGTCGCCCTTCAACAGCGCCGCGGCACGGCAACCGCACGGTCCAGTGTTGGAACGCTGACCACACTGTCCAACTCACTGCGCATGCTCTTCTCCCGGGCCGGAAGTTACCCTGAAGGTGCCAGCCAACTGGACTCTGATGCGTTCTCCCCCAATACTGCTGCCGGCGCTTGCCCCGAGTGCCATGGACTGGGTGTTGCCCACACCGTCACGGAAGAGTCCTTGGTTCCCGACCCTTCGCTCAGCATCCGGGATGGTGCGATCGCCGCGTGGCCCGGCGCCTGGCAAGGCAAGAACCTCCGTGACATCCTCACGCACCTGGGCTATGACGTCGACACGCCATGGCGGAAGCTCCCCAAAAGCGACCGCGACTGGATCCTCTTCACCGACGAGCAGCCCGTAGTGGAAGTTACGCCGCAACGCGACCGAGTCGCCAAGCCGTACAAAGGCCGGTTCTGGAGCGCCAAAAGCTACGTACTGCACACCTTGGCCGACTCAAAAAGCTCCACGATGCGTGACAGGGTGTTGCGCTTCATGGAAACAGGGCAGTGCCCGCAATGCGGTGGCAGCGGACTCCGCCCGGACGCACTTGCTGTCACCTTCGCCGGAAAAAACATCGCCGAACTCAATTCCCTGCCAATGACCGAGCTGGCCGACATCATCCGCCCCACCACGCAGTTGACGGCAGCCAGCACAGCCTCACGCACCCAGACCTCCGGTGAAGTCAACGAGGTAGCCCTCGCCATCACCCGCGATCTGCTGGGCAGGATCACGGTACTCCTTGATCTGGGGCTGGGTTACTTGGCGCTGGGTCGCCCCACGCCCACGCTCTCCCCCGGGGAAATGCAACGACTCCGGATAGCCACGCAGCTGCGTTCCGGGCTTTTCGGCGTCATTTATGTGCTTGACGAACCGTCTGCCGGGCTTCATCCGGCCGATGCCGAGCCGCTCCTTGCCGTGCTGGACCAGCTTAAAAGCTCCGGTAACTCTGTGTTCGTGGTGGAACACAACATGGACCTGGTCAGGGCAGCCGACTGGTTGGTTGATGTTGGGCCGCTCGCAGGCGAGGGTGGAGGACAAATCCTCTACAGCGGCCCTGTGGCCGGACTGGCAGATGTTCAAGACTCCGTGACGCGGCCCTTCCTGTTCCCTGAGGGCCGCGGCGCTGCCGAGGGTGCTGACGAAACTCACGACGACGGTTTGGTCACCGCCGTGGCCGGGTCCGCCTCGCCCCGGACAACAAAAGAATGGCTCACCTTAGAGAACATCAACAGGCACAACCTTCGCGACGTTCACGCTGAGTTCCCGTTGGGCGTGCTGACTGCAGTGACAGGCGTGTCCGGCTCGGGTAAGTCCACCTTGGTCAGCCACGTTCTTGCTGAGGTGGTGGGGGCAGCGCTGCATCCGGAAACCCTCGATTCAGACATCCCGGACGCTGTGGGCCTGGTTTCCGGGCTTCACCAGTTGGATCGGCTGGTGAAGGTCGACCAGAAGCCCATTGGCCGGACACCTCGCTCCAACCTTGCCACCTACACAGGGCTCTTCGACGGAGTCCGGAAGGAATTCGCCGCCACTCAGGGCGCGCGTTCCCGTGGCTTCGGAGCTGGACGCTTCTCCTTCAACGTGGCCGGCGGCCGCTGTGAAACCTGCCAGGGAGAGGGCTTTGTTGCCGTGGAACTGCTTTTCCTGCCGGGGAGCTACGGCCCCTGTCCCGAATGCCACGGATCGCGATTCAATCCTGAAACGCTGGAAGTTACCTACCGTGGACGCAATATTGCCGAGGTCCTGGGCATGACCGTGAACGCAGCCTCCGAATTCCTGGCTGATCTCCCCGGCGTTGCCCGCAGTCTCCAAACCCTTCGCGAGGTGGGCTTGGGCTATCTGCGGCTGGGCCAACCCGCCACGGAGCTGTCCGGGGGTGAAGCCCAGCGCATCAAACTCGCCTCCGAGCTGCAACGGATCCAACGCGGCCACACTTTGTATTTGCTGGACGAGCCCACCACCGGTCTGCACCCTGCCGACGTCCAACTTCTCATGGCCCAATTGCACAGGCTGGTGGACGCCGGCAACACGGTGGTCGTGGTGGAGCATGAGATGGACGTGGTCGCGGGCGCCGACTGGGTGATCGATCTAGGTCCGGGCGGGGGCGACGCCGGCGGCGGGATTATGGTCGCAGGCCCGCCGGCCGTCGTCGCGCGTTCCGAAGCCAGCCGGACAGCACCCTACCTCGCCGCCGCCACCCGGCTGTAG
- a CDS encoding DUF3846 domain-containing protein, which yields MQQLITVLIIPARLNERIRMERIEPAMEMHQSLVEGNVEAISGRGWHVFLNDRAIHIPLPLNPRAEVLIREAGTPMEDTVSGTAVFLGHGRSGTDQDVPGHLLSLAERLFEARLAA from the coding sequence ATGCAACAATTAATTACTGTTCTCATCATCCCTGCACGTCTCAATGAGCGGATTCGGATGGAACGAATTGAACCCGCAATGGAAATGCACCAATCACTCGTGGAGGGAAATGTTGAAGCAATCTCCGGCCGTGGATGGCACGTTTTCTTGAACGACCGGGCCATCCACATTCCGTTACCCCTGAACCCGCGGGCAGAGGTCTTGATCCGCGAGGCAGGAACGCCCATGGAGGACACCGTCAGCGGCACTGCCGTTTTCCTCGGTCATGGGAGAAGCGGCACGGATCAGGATGTGCCGGGTCATCTGTTGAGCTTGGCGGAGCGCCTCTTCGAGGCTCGGCTGGCAGCTTAA
- a CDS encoding IclR family transcriptional regulator: MEEGSPPEKPQRGKRPKQGEPVIDRALSLLAVFSDRRRALTLSEMARLADMPAPTALRLIARLVAWGALERLEDGRYVVGVRLWEVASLSPRGHGVREIALPYLEDLFAVTRHHVLLAVRDKNEAVLIERLSSKEATEVAYRVGGRAPLRSTAVGLVLLSGAEAAFQESVINQPPDLEVGVESMPEGQLRRTLSDVRRTGLAMIRRTAPSRTVSVASPIFGAEGLVVAALSIVVPDGTTPPNVLAPAVQATARAVSRNLGYNAGPSESVRMR; encoded by the coding sequence ATGGAAGAGGGAAGTCCACCCGAAAAACCCCAGCGCGGCAAGCGGCCCAAACAGGGCGAACCCGTCATTGACCGCGCCTTGAGCCTGCTCGCCGTCTTCAGTGACCGGCGTCGGGCGTTGACGTTATCCGAAATGGCGCGACTCGCTGACATGCCAGCCCCCACCGCCCTGCGCCTCATCGCGCGGTTGGTTGCGTGGGGCGCCCTGGAACGGCTGGAGGATGGCCGCTACGTAGTGGGCGTCCGCTTGTGGGAAGTGGCATCACTATCGCCCCGAGGTCACGGCGTCCGCGAAATCGCGCTGCCCTACCTCGAGGACCTCTTCGCAGTGACCCGCCACCACGTACTGCTGGCCGTACGCGACAAGAACGAAGCAGTCCTGATCGAACGGCTGTCTTCCAAGGAAGCAACCGAAGTTGCCTATCGCGTGGGTGGACGTGCGCCGCTGAGGTCGACGGCGGTGGGCCTGGTCCTGTTGTCGGGGGCCGAAGCAGCATTCCAGGAATCAGTCATCAACCAGCCTCCAGACCTTGAGGTGGGCGTGGAGTCCATGCCTGAAGGTCAATTGCGGCGCACTTTGTCCGATGTGCGGCGAACGGGCCTGGCCATGATCCGGAGAACGGCGCCGTCGCGCACAGTGTCGGTTGCTTCACCGATCTTCGGTGCCGAAGGGCTGGTGGTGGCTGCGCTGTCCATCGTGGTTCCCGACGGCACGACGCCGCCCAATGTTTTGGCGCCTGCAGTGCAGGCCACAGCTAGGGCGGTGTCCCGAAACCTCGGCTACAACGCGGGCCCCAGCGAGAGCGTACGGATGCGCTGA
- a CDS encoding ABC transporter substrate-binding protein — protein MNLLTSPARRSAAVLAGALLLGSLSACGGGSAATSSVDKSTLTIATDSDSASFGYDPLRVSDAQRQFFEGLYENLMTLQPDGSVGPGLAKEFSYSADNTVLTLTLKEGVTFTDGSTLDAALVKANLDRRSDTALSAYSAIAKGGAQEIATVDVVNPAQVAITFAKAQPGFEKNLTSTLGMIVGKNAVTDTASLATTPDGSGPYTLDSATTVKGNKYVFTKNEKNADASKYPYNKITFSVIMDPQARANALVSGQADVASLTSPTVDFAKSKGVGVSQIGGTVQTMISFDKTGKSSPAFASEKVRQAFQYAINRKALVDALHKGDIPAWNALPKDSAGFTEELNSTYAYDPAKAKSLLAEAGYADGFDFTIIASAQTQTDLQAVQKDLAAVGITMNVKLAASTDEAFAAVATTPLGYAPMGWDNPVGLMYGAILSGFTNVQKATDDQLNAATAEAAAAKDDAAKKTALTKLNTRLVESGWMIPLYESLTNQGYNTTKVQQVKYAGSNVYPLLSSYAPTN, from the coding sequence ATGAATCTCCTCACCTCACCTGCACGTCGGAGCGCGGCCGTCCTGGCCGGGGCGCTCCTCCTGGGATCCCTGTCAGCATGTGGCGGCGGTTCAGCAGCCACGTCCTCCGTGGACAAGAGCACGCTCACCATCGCCACCGACAGCGACAGCGCATCGTTCGGCTACGATCCGTTGCGGGTCTCGGACGCCCAGCGGCAATTCTTCGAAGGCCTGTACGAGAACCTGATGACCCTGCAGCCCGACGGCAGCGTCGGTCCGGGCCTGGCCAAGGAATTCAGCTACAGCGCGGACAATACGGTCCTCACCTTGACCCTCAAGGAAGGCGTGACCTTCACGGACGGCTCCACGCTGGATGCCGCGTTGGTCAAGGCCAACCTGGATCGACGCAGCGATACTGCCCTCAGCGCCTACTCCGCCATCGCCAAGGGTGGAGCGCAGGAGATTGCCACTGTTGACGTCGTCAACCCCGCCCAGGTGGCCATCACGTTCGCCAAGGCGCAGCCGGGCTTCGAGAAGAACCTGACCTCCACTTTGGGAATGATCGTGGGCAAGAACGCAGTCACTGACACCGCGAGCCTGGCCACCACCCCTGATGGCTCCGGTCCCTACACTTTGGACAGCGCCACAACCGTCAAGGGCAACAAGTACGTGTTCACCAAGAACGAGAAGAACGCGGATGCCTCCAAGTACCCCTACAACAAAATCACCTTCAGCGTCATCATGGATCCCCAAGCCCGGGCAAATGCACTGGTGTCCGGCCAAGCGGATGTTGCCTCACTGACCTCTCCCACAGTGGACTTCGCCAAGTCCAAGGGCGTGGGCGTGTCCCAAATTGGCGGCACCGTCCAGACCATGATCTCGTTCGACAAGACCGGTAAGTCATCGCCGGCCTTCGCCAGCGAGAAAGTCCGCCAGGCCTTCCAGTACGCCATCAACCGCAAGGCACTGGTGGATGCCCTCCACAAGGGCGATATCCCTGCATGGAACGCACTGCCCAAGGATTCGGCAGGCTTCACCGAGGAACTGAACAGCACCTACGCCTACGATCCCGCCAAGGCGAAAAGCCTCCTGGCCGAGGCCGGCTACGCCGACGGCTTCGATTTCACCATTATCGCCAGCGCCCAGACGCAGACGGACCTTCAGGCCGTCCAGAAGGACCTTGCCGCAGTGGGAATAACCATGAACGTCAAACTGGCAGCATCTACGGATGAAGCATTCGCTGCAGTGGCAACCACCCCGCTGGGCTACGCCCCCATGGGCTGGGACAACCCGGTAGGACTGATGTACGGCGCGATCCTCAGCGGTTTCACCAACGTCCAGAAGGCTACGGACGATCAGCTGAACGCGGCCACCGCCGAAGCAGCAGCAGCCAAGGACGACGCCGCCAAGAAGACCGCGTTGACCAAGCTCAACACCCGCTTGGTGGAGTCCGGCTGGATGATCCCGCTGTACGAGTCCCTCACCAACCAGGGCTACAACACCACGAAGGTCCAGCAAGTGAAGTACGCCGGCAGCAACGTCTACCCGTTGCTCTCCTCCTACGCACCCACCAACTGA
- a CDS encoding dipeptide/oligopeptide/nickel ABC transporter permease/ATP-binding protein, with amino-acid sequence MIPTLPAATPATQRRAALTKLSRHRLLASPAGLAGTLWLAAMITASLTAPWWLPFQTEDQDFTAVLSGPTATHWLGTDELGRDILSRIFASAAETLGTSFITVIVGVGLGTLLALAAASSQRGEGIISRVTEVMMSLPGTVIILAVIGAVGTNIPLIMAILGVLISAGIYRVMLGQAKSLQNQLYVDAAKVDGLGPLAISARHVLPGLATTIVVQSALIFAVGLLIQAGLAFIGFGPPLPQPSWGGMIQSASQHVYDAPWLMVPTGVVLALTVLSANAIGNALGKAPNAMASHLPSAAIRRKRAGQAAAAAAAAPAVGNPPAAGKLSVRGLSVGVDGGTPLVTDVSFDVEPGTVLGLVGESGCGKTMTALSLMGLLPSGVAVTGGQILWNGKNLAAATDKDMESIRGRDVALISQEPMRALDPMFTVGYQLTSAIRRLRSLGKAAASAEALSLLEKVGIVDAKRILKTYPHQISGGMAQRVAIALALSGQPRLLVADEPTTALDVTVQAEILSLLRSLVKDTGMSVVMVTHDLGVVADICDQVAVMYAGQVVENGGTASILDDPRHPYTLALLAADPHANSGHDMPERLATIKGQVPQPKDWPGGCRFAARCQFAGSACLVPVQLRPTGTGEGLVRCVKADELATEGLAWVATDVPRDLSPELGVPAEVPARHRLDIIEKDMA; translated from the coding sequence ATGATTCCCACACTTCCAGCAGCCACTCCGGCAACCCAGCGCAGGGCAGCCCTCACCAAGCTTTCCAGACATCGTCTGCTCGCTTCCCCTGCCGGGCTTGCCGGTACGTTATGGCTGGCCGCAATGATCACAGCCTCGCTCACAGCGCCTTGGTGGTTGCCTTTCCAGACCGAAGACCAGGATTTCACCGCGGTCCTGTCCGGCCCCACAGCAACGCATTGGTTGGGCACGGACGAACTGGGCCGCGACATTCTCAGCCGCATCTTCGCCTCAGCAGCCGAGACCCTGGGGACATCGTTCATCACGGTGATTGTCGGCGTCGGGCTTGGAACGCTGCTTGCGTTGGCTGCAGCCTCCAGTCAACGCGGGGAGGGTATCATCAGCCGCGTCACTGAAGTCATGATGTCCCTTCCGGGAACGGTGATCATTCTGGCGGTCATCGGTGCTGTGGGCACCAACATCCCACTGATTATGGCCATTCTGGGCGTGTTGATTTCCGCTGGCATTTACCGTGTGATGCTCGGCCAGGCCAAGTCCTTGCAGAACCAGCTGTATGTGGACGCCGCAAAGGTGGACGGCCTGGGCCCGCTGGCCATCAGTGCTCGTCACGTGCTGCCCGGACTTGCCACCACCATAGTGGTGCAGTCCGCGCTCATCTTCGCGGTGGGCCTGCTGATCCAGGCCGGCCTTGCCTTTATCGGCTTTGGCCCGCCCCTGCCGCAGCCCAGCTGGGGCGGCATGATCCAGAGCGCGTCACAGCACGTCTACGACGCACCTTGGCTCATGGTTCCCACCGGCGTGGTGCTTGCACTGACAGTTCTTTCCGCAAACGCCATCGGCAACGCTTTAGGTAAAGCTCCCAATGCCATGGCCTCTCACCTTCCGTCAGCAGCCATCCGTCGCAAGCGGGCAGGCCAGGCAGCTGCGGCTGCTGCAGCAGCCCCCGCCGTCGGGAATCCTCCGGCCGCCGGCAAGCTCAGCGTGCGCGGACTCTCGGTAGGGGTGGACGGCGGCACTCCGCTGGTCACCGACGTCTCCTTCGACGTCGAGCCCGGCACCGTCCTGGGGCTGGTTGGGGAGTCAGGCTGCGGTAAGACGATGACTGCTTTGTCCCTCATGGGGCTTCTGCCGTCCGGCGTGGCTGTGACCGGCGGGCAGATCCTCTGGAACGGCAAGAACCTGGCCGCCGCCACGGATAAGGACATGGAAAGCATCCGTGGCCGCGATGTGGCCCTCATCTCGCAGGAGCCCATGCGGGCCCTGGATCCGATGTTCACCGTGGGCTACCAGTTGACCTCCGCCATCCGCCGGCTACGCTCCCTGGGCAAAGCCGCAGCCAGTGCCGAAGCATTGAGCCTGCTGGAAAAGGTTGGCATTGTGGACGCCAAACGCATTCTGAAGACCTACCCGCACCAGATCTCCGGCGGCATGGCCCAGCGTGTGGCCATCGCATTAGCCCTGTCCGGGCAGCCGCGGCTTCTGGTGGCGGATGAGCCCACAACGGCACTCGATGTCACCGTCCAGGCAGAAATTCTCTCCTTGCTGCGTTCGCTGGTGAAGGACACGGGCATGTCTGTGGTCATGGTGACCCACGACCTCGGCGTAGTTGCCGATATCTGCGATCAGGTAGCAGTCATGTACGCAGGCCAAGTAGTGGAGAACGGCGGCACAGCCAGCATCCTGGACGACCCGCGGCACCCTTACACGCTGGCCCTGCTCGCTGCAGATCCGCACGCCAACTCCGGTCACGATATGCCAGAGCGCCTGGCAACCATCAAGGGCCAGGTTCCGCAGCCGAAGGACTGGCCGGGCGGTTGCCGGTTCGCGGCACGATGCCAGTTCGCCGGCTCAGCTTGCCTTGTTCCGGTTCAGTTGCGTCCCACAGGCACGGGCGAAGGCCTGGTGCGCTGCGTCAAGGCGGACGAACTGGCCACGGAGGGGCTCGCATGGGTGGCGACCGATGTTCCCAGGGATCTTTCGCCTGAACTCGGTGTTCCTGCCGAAGTTCCCGCCCGTCACCGGTTGGACATCATTGAAAAGGACATGGCATGA
- a CDS encoding ABC transporter permease: protein MEVTMAMFVTKRLLMALATVLVVAVLAFLLVHAMPGSPGAVSLGAGASQDAIDQLNQSLGWNDPLVVQFFRWLGEAVQGNFGNSLIDGRSISSDLANRLPVTASLAAGATVLSAIFGIVLGVTAAVRGGFLDQLIGGFVGILVALPAFWIGVIFVYLFAVQSTVFPATGYVPFEVSPRDWAMSLALPVITLAVGGAAFIARQTRASMLEALQQEHIRTLRATATPTWKILYVHALRYASLPIVAGIALQFIGLFGGSVIAEQLFAMPGLGQAVQTSVSTHDAPAVQGVVVIATVVVVAVNLVLELVTKFLDPKLRAS, encoded by the coding sequence ATGGAGGTCACCATGGCAATGTTCGTCACCAAGCGCCTGCTGATGGCGCTTGCCACCGTGTTGGTGGTGGCGGTGCTGGCATTCCTGCTGGTCCACGCCATGCCCGGAAGCCCGGGCGCAGTATCACTCGGGGCAGGTGCTTCGCAGGACGCGATCGATCAGTTGAACCAAAGCCTCGGTTGGAATGACCCGTTGGTGGTCCAGTTCTTCCGTTGGCTGGGCGAGGCCGTGCAGGGTAACTTCGGCAACTCCCTCATTGACGGCCGATCCATCAGCTCTGACCTTGCCAACAGGCTTCCGGTCACAGCGTCCCTCGCCGCTGGCGCTACTGTTCTCAGCGCCATCTTCGGCATCGTCCTCGGAGTCACGGCAGCTGTACGGGGCGGTTTCCTGGATCAGCTGATCGGCGGGTTTGTTGGAATTCTGGTCGCCCTGCCCGCCTTCTGGATCGGCGTCATTTTCGTCTATCTCTTCGCTGTCCAGTCGACCGTTTTTCCGGCGACCGGCTACGTCCCGTTCGAAGTCTCCCCCCGGGATTGGGCGATGTCCCTCGCCTTGCCGGTCATTACCTTGGCCGTTGGCGGCGCAGCCTTTATAGCGCGGCAGACCAGGGCGTCGATGCTCGAGGCGTTGCAGCAGGAACACATCCGGACCCTCCGGGCAACGGCAACACCAACGTGGAAGATCCTTTATGTTCACGCCCTGCGCTATGCCAGCCTGCCGATCGTGGCTGGAATAGCGCTGCAGTTCATCGGCCTTTTCGGGGGCTCCGTCATTGCCGAGCAGTTGTTCGCCATGCCCGGCCTCGGCCAGGCCGTTCAAACCTCCGTCAGCACCCATGATGCCCCCGCCGTCCAAGGCGTGGTGGTCATCGCTACGGTTGTAGTGGTGGCCGTAAACCTGGTGCTTGAACTCGTCACCAAATTCCTTGATCCGAAGTTGCGTGCCTCATGA